In Paenibacillus sp. 1781tsa1, one DNA window encodes the following:
- the ftsA gene encoding cell division protein FtsA, translating into MSNNDIIVSLDIGTSKIRAIIGEMNNGTFNIIGVGSADSEGIRKGVIVDIDQTVQSIRNAVDHAERMVGIQISEVYVGISGNHIGLMSSHGVVAVSNEDREIGEEDMERVLKAAEVIAVPPEREIIDVVAKQYVVDGLEGIQDPRGMIGVRLEVEATIITGAKTAIHNLLRCVEKAGLKVSDLVLMSLGAGQLALSKDEKTMGSVLVDIGAGATTIAIFEEDSLVATSTLPIGGEFVTNDIAYGLRTLTDQAEKVKLKYGCAWLDDAAADVMFKVTRIGSNVDKEFSQEDLAAIIEPRVQEIFQMISQEVKRLGYNELPGGYILTGGTVSMPGVLQVAQHELAASVRVAVPDYIGVRDPGYTSGVGILHSVIRSLRIRPSINNGGGNNNNNNNNKKPTNRPKPNTAQESEQKPGLFERLKNMFSEFI; encoded by the coding sequence TTGAGCAACAATGACATCATTGTTAGTTTGGACATCGGTACATCCAAAATTCGCGCTATTATTGGGGAAATGAATAATGGAACCTTTAATATTATAGGAGTTGGATCTGCCGACTCGGAGGGAATTCGCAAAGGTGTAATCGTAGATATCGATCAGACGGTGCAGTCGATTCGCAACGCAGTGGATCATGCAGAACGTATGGTGGGTATTCAAATATCCGAAGTGTATGTTGGAATCTCGGGAAATCATATCGGACTGATGAGCAGTCACGGCGTCGTGGCTGTGTCTAACGAGGATCGTGAAATCGGAGAAGAAGACATGGAACGGGTGTTGAAAGCAGCCGAAGTAATTGCAGTTCCGCCGGAACGGGAAATTATTGATGTTGTCGCCAAGCAATATGTAGTAGATGGCTTGGAGGGCATACAGGACCCCCGTGGAATGATTGGTGTTCGTCTGGAAGTTGAAGCAACGATCATTACGGGTGCAAAAACCGCGATACATAATCTTTTGCGCTGCGTGGAAAAAGCGGGTCTGAAAGTAAGCGATCTGGTTCTTATGTCGCTTGGAGCGGGGCAACTGGCTTTGTCCAAAGATGAAAAAACGATGGGTTCAGTGCTTGTTGATATTGGAGCAGGTGCAACAACCATCGCTATCTTTGAAGAAGACAGTCTTGTTGCAACATCAACATTGCCTATTGGTGGGGAATTCGTAACGAATGATATCGCCTATGGCTTACGCACGTTGACGGATCAGGCGGAGAAGGTGAAACTGAAATACGGCTGCGCCTGGTTGGATGATGCTGCTGCGGATGTGATGTTCAAAGTAACCCGAATTGGCAGTAATGTAGACAAGGAATTTTCACAGGAGGATCTGGCGGCTATTATTGAACCTAGGGTTCAGGAAATATTCCAGATGATCTCTCAAGAAGTGAAGCGTCTTGGTTACAACGAGCTTCCTGGAGGTTATATACTAACGGGAGGTACGGTCTCTATGCCGGGGGTTCTGCAGGTTGCTCAGCATGAGCTTGCTGCTTCGGTACGAGTTGCAGTTCCGGATTACATTGGTGTGCGTGACCCAGGCTACACAAGCGGAGTTGGTATATTGCACAGTGTAATTCGCAGTTTGCGCATTCGTCCCTCGATCAATAACGGCGGTGGAAATAACAACAATAATAATAATAATAAGAAACCGACCAACCGTCCGAAGCCAAATACGGCACAGGAATCGGAGCAAAAACCTGGTCTGTTCGAACGGCTGAAGAATATGTTCAGCGAATTTATATAA
- a CDS encoding cell division protein FtsQ/DivIB, with protein sequence MPKSQIPVLKKNRPKGNTSRKIVIILLLLFIVLLAVLFFRSSMSRISAIEITGNVYTATSELLEKSGLREGDQFFGTSTAEVIERLKTNKAISTVTVDKQFPGIIHIKVQEYATVAYELGSDGTLKAILASGTSLTVPATIGVAVEKPILTQWKADDPLKAKLSQTLAKIPNELTTDISEIIPNPTPSFPDQIRMYTKSQFEVITTVSLLSDKVEYLNQVIETERPGKITMLEADTYVPFIPDDPEDDAEPGASP encoded by the coding sequence ATGCCTAAAAGTCAAATTCCGGTTCTGAAGAAGAACCGGCCAAAAGGAAACACAAGCCGCAAAATTGTAATTATTCTCTTATTATTATTTATTGTATTGCTGGCTGTATTATTCTTTCGTTCTTCCATGAGTCGGATTTCGGCAATTGAAATTACGGGTAATGTATATACAGCGACTTCAGAGCTGCTGGAGAAAAGTGGTCTGAGAGAAGGCGATCAATTTTTTGGGACAAGTACTGCCGAGGTGATTGAGCGTCTCAAGACCAACAAGGCCATTTCAACTGTTACCGTGGACAAGCAATTTCCGGGTATTATCCATATCAAGGTTCAGGAATATGCCACCGTTGCGTATGAGCTTGGTTCTGACGGTACGCTTAAAGCGATTTTGGCCAGTGGGACAAGCTTGACGGTTCCGGCTACAATTGGTGTTGCTGTGGAGAAGCCCATATTGACTCAATGGAAGGCTGATGATCCACTCAAAGCCAAACTGAGCCAGACACTGGCTAAAATTCCGAATGAATTGACGACGGATATTTCGGAAATAATTCCGAACCCAACACCTTCATTCCCGGATCAGATTCGGATGTATACCAAATCACAGTTTGAAGTGATTACAACCGTCTCTCTTTTATCGGATAAAGTGGAATATCTAAATCAGGTGATTGAGACCGAACGGCCTGGGAAAATCACGATGCTTGAGGCAGATACCTATGTCCCTTTCATCCCGGATGACCCGGAAGATGATGCTGAACCAGGAGCAAGCCCCTGA
- the murA gene encoding UDP-N-acetylglucosamine 1-carboxyvinyltransferase — protein MDKLVIEGGKPLSGSIRIHGAKNAALPIMAASLLADGEVTLHNVPHLLDIEVMLYILERLGCTCRHEQGTVTINTSQIRSYDVPEDLMKQMRSSIFLMGPLLAKFGHVSVYQPGGCAIGERKIDLHLRGLEALGALIEEQDQQIICHGRNLVGTDILLDFPSVGATENIMMAAVLAKGTTTICNAAREPEIQDLQNFLNAMGASIIGAGTDTITINGVEKLKPCSYEIIPDRIVAGTVMIAAAATRGNVTLTHCNPAHLTSLIHVLKRTGVQITVCNDIMTVSCMSRPKSVDRIVTSPYPSFPTDLQSQIMVLLSLADGFSVMKETVFEGRFKHVDELNVMGADISVDLNAAFIRGVPRLYGATVEATDLRAGAALVIAGLAAQGKTIVEQVHHIDRGYDQIEKLFQSLGASVERQSPVSKQLDFAN, from the coding sequence TTGGACAAATTGGTGATTGAAGGCGGGAAACCCCTCTCAGGATCCATACGCATCCATGGAGCAAAAAATGCCGCTTTACCGATTATGGCCGCAAGTTTGTTGGCAGATGGAGAAGTTACACTGCATAACGTTCCACACTTGCTGGACATTGAAGTGATGCTGTATATCCTGGAACGGCTTGGATGCACGTGTCGGCATGAACAGGGAACAGTGACCATTAATACCTCGCAGATTCGGTCATATGATGTGCCAGAAGATCTAATGAAGCAGATGCGCTCTTCCATTTTTTTGATGGGACCATTGCTGGCTAAGTTTGGGCATGTGTCAGTGTATCAGCCAGGAGGCTGTGCCATCGGAGAACGCAAAATTGATCTTCACCTCCGGGGCCTGGAAGCGCTCGGAGCTTTGATTGAAGAGCAGGACCAACAGATTATCTGCCATGGCCGCAATCTGGTGGGTACAGATATTCTTTTGGATTTCCCGAGTGTGGGAGCAACCGAGAATATCATGATGGCAGCCGTTCTGGCTAAAGGGACGACAACCATTTGCAACGCGGCAAGAGAACCTGAAATACAGGATCTGCAAAACTTTCTGAATGCTATGGGTGCAAGTATCATTGGTGCAGGAACGGATACGATTACGATCAATGGCGTTGAGAAACTGAAGCCTTGTTCCTATGAAATTATACCGGATCGAATCGTTGCCGGAACTGTGATGATTGCAGCAGCAGCAACACGTGGCAATGTTACGCTTACACACTGCAATCCTGCTCATCTTACTTCACTTATACATGTATTGAAGCGCACTGGTGTTCAAATCACAGTCTGCAATGATATAATGACGGTGAGCTGTATGAGCCGTCCCAAATCAGTAGACCGTATTGTGACTTCTCCGTATCCTTCATTTCCGACAGATTTGCAATCGCAAATCATGGTGCTGCTCAGTCTGGCAGACGGATTCAGTGTGATGAAGGAAACGGTATTCGAGGGCCGGTTCAAACATGTGGATGAACTGAATGTGATGGGGGCTGATATTTCAGTCGATCTGAACGCAGCATTTATCCGTGGTGTTCCCCGTCTGTACGGGGCTACAGTGGAAGCAACCGATCTTCGTGCAGGTGCAGCTCTGGTCATTGCTGGTCTGGCTGCTCAAGGCAAAACGATTGTGGAGCAAGTGCATCATATTGACCGGGGCTACGATCAGATCGAGAAGTTATTCCAAAGTCTTGGAGCATCGGTTGAGCGACAGTCGCCCGTTTCGAAACAGTTGGATTTTGCCAATTAA
- the murB gene encoding UDP-N-acetylmuramate dehydrogenase has translation MHQWMSLLSQNNVGRVLENESLAKYTTWKIGGPADALVIPENKEQMMNLVQLLHKFQIPWMQLGRGSNMLVSDKGIRGVVVKPGDGFDYAEFHEGGVTAGAAHSFVKLSVVAAKKEWTGLEFGSGIPGTVGGAVYMNAGAHGSDVSRIFKFAEIVLETGELVRYSKEDMDFAYRHSVLHDRRGIVLEATFELQHGERKVISETMAAYKDRRRRTQPLQMACAGSVFRNPPGDHAARLIEAAGLKGMNQGGAQVSTMHANFIVNTGQATAEDVITLMQQIQSTISSQNGINLVPEVFVVGER, from the coding sequence ATGCACCAGTGGATGTCGTTACTATCCCAGAATAATGTTGGCAGAGTTCTTGAAAACGAATCGCTAGCCAAATACACCACATGGAAGATCGGCGGTCCTGCGGATGCACTGGTCATTCCCGAGAATAAAGAGCAGATGATGAATCTCGTTCAATTGCTTCACAAGTTTCAGATTCCGTGGATGCAACTTGGACGGGGCTCAAACATGCTGGTGTCAGACAAAGGAATACGTGGTGTTGTTGTGAAACCAGGCGATGGCTTTGATTATGCCGAATTTCACGAAGGTGGTGTAACTGCCGGAGCAGCACATTCTTTTGTTAAACTCAGTGTGGTTGCTGCCAAAAAGGAATGGACCGGTCTGGAATTCGGCAGCGGTATCCCCGGCACTGTCGGTGGAGCCGTATACATGAATGCAGGTGCTCATGGATCGGATGTGTCACGGATATTCAAATTCGCTGAGATTGTACTGGAGACAGGGGAATTGGTACGTTACAGCAAGGAGGACATGGATTTTGCTTACCGCCACTCTGTTCTGCATGATCGGAGAGGCATCGTGCTGGAAGCTACATTTGAACTCCAGCATGGAGAACGCAAAGTCATTTCGGAAACCATGGCAGCTTATAAAGATCGCCGACGACGCACACAGCCACTGCAGATGGCATGTGCAGGCAGTGTATTCCGAAATCCACCGGGTGATCATGCAGCCCGTCTGATTGAAGCAGCAGGGCTCAAAGGCATGAATCAGGGAGGCGCACAGGTATCCACCATGCATGCCAATTTCATTGTCAATACAGGCCAAGCAACAGCAGAGGACGTTATCACCCTAATGCAGCAGATTCAGAGCACTATATCATCTCAAAACGGTATTAACCTGGTACCGGAAGTCTTCGTAGTGGGTGAACGGTAA
- the murG gene encoding undecaprenyldiphospho-muramoylpentapeptide beta-N-acetylglucosaminyltransferase: MRVVLSGGGTGGHIYPAVAIARQCEAENPDSTFLYIGGTRGLESKLVPQENIPFKSIDITGFRRKLSIDNLKTVMRFIQGVRKSKKMLKEFKPDVVIGTGGYVCGPVVYAATKLGIPSIIHEQNAIPGLTNKFLMRYVDTVAVSFEDSEKSFSGAKKVIYTGNPRATTVAQASRDRGFATLGVPMNSRVVLVVGGSRGAKAINQAMVDMAPMLEQLDDVHVVYVTGDTYFDETREAIRSSLGTMPNHLHVLPYVHNMPEVLACTSLIVNRAGASFLAEITSLGIPSILIPSPNVTNNHQEANARTLEGGGASLTMLEKDLTGKVLYEAIAKIMNDELGRKRMAEASRKLGKPDAAEVLVHEIQRLAARR, encoded by the coding sequence ATGCGAGTCGTTCTAAGCGGTGGCGGTACGGGTGGACATATCTATCCGGCCGTTGCCATAGCAAGACAATGCGAGGCGGAGAACCCGGACTCGACATTTCTATACATTGGAGGAACCAGAGGGTTGGAAAGCAAGCTGGTTCCCCAGGAAAATATCCCTTTTAAATCCATTGATATTACCGGCTTTCGACGGAAACTGTCCATCGACAACCTGAAAACGGTCATGCGTTTCATTCAAGGTGTACGCAAGTCCAAAAAAATGCTGAAGGAATTCAAACCGGATGTTGTGATAGGTACAGGTGGATATGTGTGTGGACCTGTGGTATATGCAGCAACAAAACTGGGAATTCCGAGTATAATTCATGAACAGAACGCCATCCCGGGTCTGACGAACAAATTTTTGATGCGGTATGTGGACACGGTTGCAGTTAGCTTTGAAGATTCTGAAAAATCGTTTTCTGGCGCGAAAAAGGTGATCTACACCGGTAATCCACGTGCGACTACGGTAGCCCAGGCTAGCCGTGATCGTGGTTTTGCCACGTTAGGTGTACCGATGAACAGCCGTGTTGTTCTTGTGGTTGGTGGCAGTCGAGGGGCAAAAGCAATCAATCAGGCCATGGTGGACATGGCTCCAATGCTGGAACAATTGGACGATGTACATGTGGTTTACGTGACAGGAGATACCTATTTTGATGAAACGCGTGAAGCCATTCGCAGCTCATTGGGTACGATGCCAAATCACCTGCATGTCCTGCCTTATGTGCATAATATGCCTGAGGTGCTTGCCTGCACATCCTTGATTGTAAACCGCGCTGGTGCATCATTCCTTGCGGAGATTACATCGCTGGGTATTCCTTCGATCCTGATTCCGTCACCTAACGTGACCAACAATCATCAGGAAGCCAATGCACGTACGCTTGAAGGAGGGGGCGCATCACTCACGATGCTGGAGAAGGATCTTACAGGCAAAGTCCTGTATGAAGCCATCGCCAAGATTATGAATGATGAATTGGGACGCAAACGAATGGCTGAAGCCTCCCGGAAATTGGGGAAACCCGATGCAGCTGAAGTGCTCGTTCATGAAATTCAGCGTCTTGCTGCACGCCGATAA
- the spoVE gene encoding stage V sporulation protein E, with the protein MKQTRPAPDIWLLISILALLAIGIVMVYSAGSVLAFHDYGDSFYFVKRQALFAVLGLMAMFVTANVDYRVWRKYAKPILIACFIMLIAVLIPGIGVVRGGARSWLGIGSFGIQPSEFMKLGMILFLAHWLSKEPGKIKTFTTGLLPPLGLIGLAFGIIMLQPDLGTGTVMMGASMLIIFTAGARMKHLGLLALGGVAGFAALIAAAPYRLQRITAFLDPWSDPLGAGYQIIQSLYAIGPGGLAGLGLGMSRQKYSYVPEPQTDFIFSILAEELGFIGGMIVLLLFLVLVWRGMRVAMTVPDAFGSLLGVGIVGMVAVQVIINIGVVIGMMPVTGITLPLISYGGSSLTLMLTALGILVNLSRYAR; encoded by the coding sequence ATGAAACAGACGCGACCAGCACCAGATATTTGGTTGCTGATTAGTATTTTGGCATTGCTTGCCATCGGCATCGTAATGGTATATAGTGCGGGCTCGGTGCTTGCCTTTCATGACTATGGCGATTCTTTTTATTTCGTTAAAAGACAGGCCCTGTTTGCGGTGCTTGGGCTTATGGCCATGTTCGTCACCGCTAACGTAGACTACCGGGTGTGGAGGAAATATGCCAAGCCGATATTGATTGCCTGTTTTATTATGCTCATTGCGGTGCTCATTCCTGGGATCGGTGTGGTTCGCGGCGGTGCACGAAGTTGGTTGGGCATAGGCTCGTTCGGTATCCAGCCTTCAGAATTCATGAAGCTGGGCATGATTCTGTTTCTCGCTCACTGGCTGAGCAAGGAACCGGGCAAAATTAAGACCTTCACAACGGGGCTTCTGCCACCGCTGGGATTGATTGGTTTGGCTTTTGGTATTATTATGCTCCAGCCTGATTTGGGGACAGGCACGGTGATGATGGGTGCATCGATGCTTATTATTTTCACAGCCGGAGCACGAATGAAACATCTGGGTTTGCTTGCTCTTGGTGGTGTAGCCGGATTTGCAGCATTGATCGCGGCAGCTCCCTATCGGTTACAGCGTATCACAGCGTTTTTGGACCCGTGGTCCGATCCGCTGGGTGCCGGATATCAGATCATTCAATCCTTATACGCAATTGGTCCGGGTGGACTGGCGGGATTGGGACTGGGTATGAGCCGGCAGAAGTACAGTTATGTACCTGAACCGCAAACGGACTTTATTTTTAGTATTTTGGCCGAAGAACTCGGCTTTATCGGTGGAATGATTGTATTATTGTTGTTTCTGGTGCTGGTGTGGAGAGGAATGCGTGTAGCCATGACTGTGCCGGATGCCTTTGGCAGTCTGCTTGGTGTGGGTATCGTAGGTATGGTCGCCGTACAGGTCATTATTAACATTGGTGTTGTCATTGGCATGATGCCTGTAACGGGCATTACCTTGCCTTTGATCAGCTACGGCGGATCATCATTGACCCTCATGCTCACAGCACTGGGCATTTTAGTGAATTTATCCCGTTATGCGAGGTGA
- the murD gene encoding UDP-N-acetylmuramoyl-L-alanine--D-glutamate ligase: MNHPESYRGQQVVVLGLAKSGVQVAKVLDRAGAKVTVNDKKERDQCPEASELEALGISVVCGGHPDDLIHSDVKLVVKNPGIPYRAAPVQQALALGIEVVTEVEVAYHLCAAPMIGITGSNGKTTTTTWVGKMLEHAGLKPIVAGNIGTPLCEAAEQASPDHWMVVELSSFQLKGTVDFRPRIASLLNVAETHLDYHGNMDDYVASKAKLFANQQPDDVAILNWDDAVCRGLVPYIKGRLIPFSVTEKLDTGVYADPPYVDGDEDDVKRQVIYADENGDHHIIIDIEDIGLPGRFNVENALAAVAIAVAAGADPAVLAAPLADFKGVEHRLEYVLEHNGSAYYNNSKATNSKATVMALNSFKEPVVLIAGGLDRGSDMMELLPLFQERVKAVVAIGETRTKIAKVAELAGLKQIKVVDNEEDAARTLTVAVQEAAKLASAGDVVLLSPACASWDMFASYEERGRIFKEAAHNL; the protein is encoded by the coding sequence ATGAACCATCCTGAATCATATCGCGGACAACAAGTAGTCGTACTCGGATTGGCCAAAAGCGGCGTACAGGTCGCCAAAGTGCTGGATCGCGCCGGAGCGAAGGTTACAGTAAATGATAAAAAAGAGAGAGATCAATGTCCCGAAGCTTCCGAATTGGAGGCTTTGGGAATTTCTGTTGTATGCGGAGGACATCCGGATGATCTGATTCACAGTGATGTGAAGCTGGTCGTCAAAAACCCGGGTATCCCATACCGTGCAGCTCCAGTGCAGCAAGCTTTGGCATTGGGCATTGAAGTGGTGACCGAAGTAGAGGTTGCTTATCATCTATGTGCTGCACCCATGATCGGGATTACGGGCTCCAACGGCAAGACCACAACGACCACTTGGGTGGGCAAAATGCTGGAACATGCCGGCCTCAAACCGATCGTTGCCGGTAATATAGGAACACCTCTCTGTGAAGCGGCAGAGCAAGCTTCTCCAGATCACTGGATGGTTGTTGAGCTTAGCAGTTTCCAGCTCAAAGGAACGGTTGATTTCCGTCCCCGGATTGCCAGCTTACTTAACGTTGCAGAGACACATCTGGACTATCACGGGAACATGGATGATTATGTGGCTTCCAAAGCCAAACTGTTCGCCAATCAGCAGCCTGACGACGTAGCCATTCTGAATTGGGATGATGCGGTATGTCGTGGTCTGGTTCCTTACATCAAAGGCAGATTGATCCCCTTCTCAGTGACAGAGAAATTGGATACAGGTGTGTATGCAGATCCTCCTTATGTGGATGGAGATGAGGACGATGTGAAGCGTCAGGTTATCTACGCAGATGAAAACGGAGATCACCACATCATTATCGACATCGAGGATATTGGCCTTCCTGGGCGATTTAATGTTGAAAATGCACTGGCTGCTGTAGCCATTGCGGTAGCGGCAGGAGCTGATCCTGCGGTGCTGGCTGCACCGCTCGCAGACTTCAAGGGAGTTGAACACCGACTTGAATATGTCCTGGAGCATAATGGCTCTGCATACTACAACAACTCCAAAGCAACCAATTCGAAAGCTACGGTCATGGCTCTGAATTCGTTCAAGGAACCGGTCGTATTGATTGCCGGTGGGCTAGATCGTGGATCAGACATGATGGAGTTGTTGCCCTTGTTCCAGGAACGGGTAAAAGCTGTCGTTGCAATTGGAGAGACACGGACAAAAATTGCCAAGGTCGCGGAACTTGCCGGATTAAAGCAAATTAAGGTCGTCGATAATGAGGAGGACGCTGCCCGGACGTTAACCGTTGCTGTGCAGGAAGCAGCGAAGCTTGCCAGTGCCGGTGATGTCGTTTTGTTATCTCCGGCATGTGCAAGTTGGGACATGTTTGCTTCCTATGAAGAGCGGGGACGCATTTTTAAAGAGGCGGCGCATAACTTGTAA
- the mraY gene encoding phospho-N-acetylmuramoyl-pentapeptide-transferase — protein sequence MDFQVLLLTIGVSFILAVIAAPLLIPLLRRMKFGQQVREDGPQSHLKKSGTPTMGGVVILVAFTLAFLKFSAVKNTDFYVLLVATLGFGLIGFLDDYIKIVFKRSLGLTARQKMLGQLFFSAVMCFLLIQNGHSTAISIPGTSFSFDWTGWFYYPFVVFMMLAITNAVNFTDGLDGLLSGVSAIAFGAFAIVAMQATSMPAAVCAAAMIGAVLGFLVYNAHPAKVFMGDTGSLGIGGAIGAVAIVTKTELLFVIIGGIFVIEILSVIIQVVSFKTRGKRVFKMSPIHHHFELSGWSEWRVVITFWAVGAILAALGLYLNKGL from the coding sequence ATGGATTTTCAGGTATTACTGTTAACAATCGGCGTTTCATTTATTCTGGCGGTGATTGCCGCACCGCTCCTGATTCCGCTGTTACGACGCATGAAATTCGGACAGCAAGTTAGGGAAGATGGACCTCAGAGCCATTTGAAAAAAAGCGGAACACCTACAATGGGTGGAGTCGTCATTTTAGTTGCGTTCACATTGGCCTTTTTGAAATTTTCGGCAGTCAAGAATACAGACTTTTATGTCTTGCTTGTAGCTACGCTGGGATTCGGGCTGATTGGCTTCCTGGATGATTACATCAAAATTGTGTTCAAACGTTCGCTGGGATTGACGGCCAGACAAAAAATGCTGGGCCAATTGTTCTTCAGTGCAGTGATGTGTTTCTTGCTGATCCAGAATGGACACAGCACAGCCATCTCTATTCCGGGTACGTCATTCTCGTTCGACTGGACCGGATGGTTCTATTATCCGTTTGTCGTATTTATGATGCTTGCCATTACCAATGCGGTTAACTTTACTGACGGTCTGGATGGGTTGCTGTCAGGGGTAAGTGCGATTGCCTTTGGCGCGTTTGCCATCGTGGCGATGCAAGCCACGTCGATGCCGGCGGCAGTGTGTGCAGCAGCAATGATCGGAGCCGTGCTCGGTTTCCTGGTATACAATGCACATCCGGCCAAAGTGTTTATGGGCGATACAGGTTCTCTGGGGATTGGCGGTGCGATAGGTGCGGTAGCGATTGTAACCAAAACTGAGCTTTTATTTGTCATCATTGGCGGTATTTTTGTCATCGAGATCCTGTCTGTTATTATTCAAGTGGTATCATTCAAGACTCGTGGCAAACGTGTATTCAAAATGAGCCCCATTCACCATCACTTTGAATTAAGTGGTTGGTCAGAATGGCGGGTTGTTATTACCTTCTGGGCGGTAGGCGCAATTTTGGCCGCTCTTGGACTTTATCTCAACAAGGGGTTGTAG
- the murF gene encoding UDP-N-acetylmuramoyl-tripeptide--D-alanyl-D-alanine ligase, with amino-acid sequence MKRTLAQLAEMCGGTLSDVAAHGNVMVEGVFTDSRKPLEGSLFIPLVGERFDGHEFVQACLEKGAAGAIWQKDHGIPPQGAVIVVDDTLVALQALASAYLNENKAAVVGITGSNGKTTTKDIVDAILSTTFKVHKTQGNFNNHIGLPLTVLSMDPDTEIIILEMGMSGRGEINDLSVIAQPDVAIITNIGESHLLQLGSRLEIARAKAEIAAGLKPGGLLIYNGDEPLIAQVLEEPATKQPDGLQRFTFGLQTDNDDYPTGLMNAQSGVVFTTKQSGEHAFTLPLLGTHNVVNCLAALAVARHFGVTTEQISAGLSRLKLTGMRIEVTQGVSGLTLLNDAYNASPTSMKAAIDVLEGLRGYRMKVAVLGDMLELGPQEQDLHFGIGEYITTAKMDMVLVYGPLSAHIAEGARKHMPAEAVHAFIDKEEMTRYLLEKLHPRDVVLFKASRGMKLEDVVEALQIATLQNRVD; translated from the coding sequence ATAAAAAGAACATTGGCACAATTGGCCGAGATGTGTGGAGGAACATTAAGTGACGTTGCTGCTCATGGCAATGTAATGGTTGAAGGGGTGTTTACCGATTCGCGTAAACCCTTGGAAGGAAGTTTGTTTATCCCGCTCGTGGGTGAAAGGTTTGACGGACACGAGTTTGTGCAAGCCTGTTTAGAGAAGGGTGCCGCAGGGGCGATCTGGCAAAAGGATCATGGTATTCCACCACAAGGAGCTGTCATTGTGGTTGATGACACACTTGTCGCACTGCAAGCACTAGCATCTGCTTATCTAAATGAGAATAAAGCGGCTGTTGTCGGCATTACAGGCAGCAACGGTAAGACAACAACGAAGGACATCGTGGATGCCATTCTCTCAACTACATTCAAAGTGCATAAGACGCAAGGTAACTTTAATAATCACATTGGTTTACCACTGACTGTATTGAGTATGGACCCGGATACGGAAATTATCATTTTGGAGATGGGTATGAGTGGTCGCGGGGAAATTAACGATCTGTCGGTTATTGCTCAGCCTGATGTAGCGATCATTACCAATATTGGTGAATCTCATCTGCTTCAGCTGGGGTCCAGACTGGAGATTGCCAGAGCCAAAGCCGAGATTGCCGCGGGACTGAAGCCTGGCGGGTTACTGATCTACAACGGAGACGAGCCTTTAATTGCACAAGTTCTTGAAGAGCCCGCAACGAAACAACCCGATGGATTGCAGCGGTTTACATTTGGCCTGCAAACTGATAATGATGATTATCCTACCGGACTTATGAATGCGCAGAGCGGAGTCGTTTTCACCACCAAACAGTCTGGAGAACATGCATTTACGCTACCTCTGCTGGGAACGCATAATGTCGTTAACTGTCTGGCTGCTTTGGCTGTAGCCCGTCATTTTGGAGTGACAACGGAGCAGATTTCCGCGGGATTGTCTCGCCTTAAACTGACAGGCATGCGTATTGAGGTTACTCAAGGTGTTAGTGGTCTAACCCTGCTGAATGATGCATACAATGCAAGTCCTACCTCCATGAAGGCCGCAATTGATGTACTTGAAGGTCTGAGAGGATACCGCATGAAAGTGGCTGTGCTTGGTGATATGCTTGAACTTGGTCCTCAGGAGCAAGACCTGCATTTTGGGATTGGTGAGTATATTACAACTGCCAAAATGGACATGGTGCTCGTATACGGCCCGCTATCAGCGCATATTGCTGAAGGAGCAAGAAAGCATATGCCGGCAGAGGCTGTGCATGCTTTTATAGATAAAGAAGAAATGACCCGTTATCTACTGGAGAAACTACATCCTAGAGACGTTGTCTTGTTCAAAGCCTCAAGGGGCATGAAGCTGGAGGACGTGGTCGAAGCACTACAAATAGCAACATTACAGAATCGAGTAGACTAG